The Stackebrandtia nassauensis DSM 44728 genome includes the window GCCGATGCTCGAACTGACCAGGCGTCTGGGCGAGGTGCTCCCGCCCGGACTCGACTCGCTGTTCTACTCCAACTCCGGCAGCGAGGCCGTCGAGGCCGCGCTGCGACTGAGCCGCCAGGCCACCGGCAGGCCCAACGTCGTGGTCTTCCATGGCGGCTTCCACGGCCGCACCGTCGCGGCCTCGACCATGACCACCTCGGGCACCCGGTTCAGCGCGGGCTTCTCGCCGCTGATGTCGGGCGTGCACGTCGCGCCGTTCCCCAACGCCTACCGCTACGGCTGGGACGAGCGCACCGCCACCGAGTTCGCGCTGCGGGAACTGGACTACCTGTTCGCCACGCTCAGCGCGCCCAACGAGACCGCCGCGTTCTTCATCGAGCCGGTGCTGGGCGAGGGCGGCTACGTCCCGGCCAACACCGCGTTCCTGCAGGGCCTGCGCGAACGCGCCGACGAGCACGGCATCCTGCTGGTGATCGACGAGATCCAGACCGGCTTCGGCCGCACCGGCAAGTTCTGGGGCCACGACCACTTCGACGTCCGCCCCGACATCGTCCTGATCGCCAAGGGCCTGGCCTCCGGCTTCCCGATCTCGGGCATCGCCGCGTCCAAGGAACTCATGTCCAAGGCGTGGCCGGGTTCGCAGGGCGGCACCTACGGCGGCAACGCGGTGGCCTGCGCCGCCGCCCTGGCCACTTTGGAGGTCATCCAGGAGGAGGGTCTGGTCGACAACGCCGCCGCCCGCGGGCTCCAGCTGCTGGAGGGCGCCCGCCAGATCGGCGACAAGACCCCGGCCATCGGCGACGTGCGCGGGCTGGGCCTGCTGGTCGGCTCGGAGTTCACCACCCCCGACGGCAAGCCGGACACCGCCACCGCCCAGGCCGCGCAGAAGGAGGCCGCCGCGCGCGGCCTGCTGATGCTCACCTGCGGCGCCCACATGAACGTCGTGCGTATGATCCCGGCGCTGGTCGTCAACTCCGAACAGATCGACGAGGCGCTGGGCATCTGGGCCGACGTCGTCGCCGACGTCGCCAAATAGGAAGGCTCCACCATGGCTCGTTACATCACCATCAGCCTGGACAAGCGGGGTGTCTCCTGCCGGGCCGTACTGCTGGACGCCGAGGCGCCCCGCACCTGCAAGGCGGTGTGGAACGCGTTGCCGCAGAGCGGCTCGGCGTACCACGCCAAGTACGCCCGCAACGAGGTCTACACGCTGGTGCCGCCGTTCGCCGAGCCCAAGCCGGGCCGGGAGAACCCGACGGTGACCCCGATCCCCGGCGACGTGTGCTACTTCGGCTTCGAGGCGTGGGAGATCGGCAACCCCGCCTACGGCTACGACGACGACAGCGAGGCGCACAGCGACCAGGGCGCCACCGACCTGGCGATCTTCTACGGCCGCAACAACCTGCTGATCAACGGCGACGCGGGCTGGGTGCCCGGCAACGTGTTCGCCACCATCGTGGAGGGCCTGCCGGAGATGGCCGCCGCCGCCCAGGATCTGTGGCTGCGGGGCGTCGAGGGCGAGACGCTGTCCTTCTCCCGATCGGAGTGACCGAAGCGACGCGAGCCGTCCGTCTCCCACCCGGGGGCGGACGGCTCGCCGTCCATTCGCGAGTGTCGTCGGGCCGTTCCGGGTATTGTTCGGCCCAATATGGAGTATCTATAACGCGGCTTCAACGTGGGTTGACGGTGGCGTGTGACGGGGACTACGATCCTCAAATTCGTGCACTTCGTTAAACATTCGTGACCGAATACCACCCCTCAGCAGTATGGTCGTGCCTACAAGTCCACTGGTGAGTGGTGGCCAAAACTGCCCAAATTTCAATGTGGAAAGTAGGCGGAAATGTCCGACTATATTGCCGAGGTCATCGGCACCATGATCCTGATCCTGCTGGGGAACGGGGTCGTGGCTGGGGTCGTGCTCACCAAGTCCAAGGCCAAGGACGCCGGCTGGGTCGTCATCACCTTCGCCTGGGGTCTGGCGGTCGCCATGGCGGTCTACGCCGTGGGCCGCATCAGCGGCGCGCACCTCAACCCCGCGGTCACGATCGCCATGGCGGCCGGTGGCGACGCGAAGTTCGGATGGGAACTGGTGCCCGGCTACATCGCCGCGCAGATGATCGGCGCGATCATCGGCCAGACCCTGGTGTTCCTGGCCTACTACAAGCACTGGGGCGCCACCGACGACGCGGGCGCGAAGCTCGCCGCGCACAGCACCTCACCAGCCATCCCCAGCAAGGTCTGGAACTCCGTCACCGAGGTCATCGGCACCTTCATGCTGGTCTTCGGCATCCTGGCCATCGGCGCCAACGGCAAGGCGCTGGGAAGCAACGTCGACCTCCAGACCGCCTTCGGCACCGGCTTCGCGCCGCTGCTGGTCGGTCTGCTGGTGGTCGTCATCGGCATGTCCCTGGGCGGCCCCACCGGCTACGCCATCAACCCCGCCCGCGACCTCGGCCCCCGTATCGCCCACCAGATCCTGCCCATCGCGGGCAAGGGAAGTTCGGAGTGGTCGTACGCCTGGGTGCCGGTGGCCGCCCCGATCGTCGGCGGTCTGCTCGCCACCGGGCTGTGGACGCTGCTGGGCAACCTCAAGGAATTCACTCCGTAACCGTCCGCATTGGCGCCGTCCACCCCACCGGCGGCGCCAATGCGCCACACTGACACCGCATTCGTTGAAGAAAGCTGGAGATTCAACATGACAGAGCAATACATCGCCGCGATCGACCAGGGAACCACGTCAAGTCGCTGTATCGTCTTCGACCACTCTGGATCCATTGTGTCCATGGACCAGAAGGAACACGAGCAGATCTTCCCCAAGCCGGGATGGGTGGAGCACGACGCCGCCGAGATCTGGACCAACGTCCAGGAGGTCGTCAAGGGCGCCATCGAGAAGGGCAACCTCTCCAAGGACCAGATCAAGGCCATCGGCATCACCAACCAGCGTGAGACCACCCTGGTGTGGGACAAGGAGACCGGCGAGCCGGTCCACAACGCCATCGTGTGGCAGGACACCCGCACCGACAAACTGTGCCAGGAGCTGGGCTCCAACGTCGGCCAGGAACGGTTCCGCGAGAAGGTCGGTCTGCCGCTGGCCACCTACTTCGCCGGACCCAAGATCCGCTGGCTGCTCGACAACGTCGAGGGACTGCGCGAACGCGCCGAGCGCGGCGAGGTCCTGTTCGGAACCATGGACAGCTGGGTGATCTGGAACCTCACCGGTGGCACCCACGTCATCGACGTCACCAACGCCAGCCGCACCATGCTGATGAACCTGCGCACCCTCGCCTGGGACGAGTCCATCCTGGACGCCATGAAGATCCCGGCCGCGATGCTGCCCGAGATCCGCTCCTCCGCCGAGGTCTATGGCAACGCCGTCGGCTACCTGGAGGGCGTACCGGTCGCCTCGGCGCTGGGCGACCAGCAGGCGGCCCTGTTCGGACAGACCTGCTTCAACGTCGGCGAGGCCAAGTCCACCTACGGCACCGGCACCTTCCTGCTGCTCAACACCGGCACCGAGCCGGTGGTGTCCAAGAAGGGCCTGCTGACCACCGTCGGCTACAAGATCGGTGACCAGCCCGCCGCCTACGCGCTGGAGGGCTCCATCGCCGTCACCGGTTCGCTGGTGCAGTGGCTGCGCGACAACCTGGGCCTCATCAAGGCCGCCCCGGAGGTCGAGGACCTGGCCAACACCGTCGACGACAACGGCGGCTGCTACGTCGTCCCGGCGTTCTCCGGCCTGTTCGCCCCGCACTGGCGCAGCGACGCCCGCGGCGTGATCGCCGGTCTGACCCGGTACATCAACAAGGGACACATCGCCCGCGCCACGCTGGAGGCCACCTCGTGGCAGACCCGCGAGGTCGTCGACGCGATGGACTCCGACTCCGGCGTCCCGCTGACCGAACTGAAGGTCGACGGCGGCATGACCGCCAACAACATGCTCATGCAGCACCTGTCCGACGTGCTCAACGTGCCGGTGGTGCGTCCGGTGGTCGCCGAGACCACCTGCCTGGGCGCCGCCTACGCGGCCGGCCTGGCCACCGGCTACTGGTCGGACATCCCGTCCC containing:
- a CDS encoding aspartate aminotransferase family protein, coding for MAQLSPLLKQATPVVVDHGEGVYLFDSDGRRYLDFTAGIGVTSTGHCHPKVVQAAQEQVGKLIHGQYTTVMHQPMLELTRRLGEVLPPGLDSLFYSNSGSEAVEAALRLSRQATGRPNVVVFHGGFHGRTVAASTMTTSGTRFSAGFSPLMSGVHVAPFPNAYRYGWDERTATEFALRELDYLFATLSAPNETAAFFIEPVLGEGGYVPANTAFLQGLRERADEHGILLVIDEIQTGFGRTGKFWGHDHFDVRPDIVLIAKGLASGFPISGIAASKELMSKAWPGSQGGTYGGNAVACAAALATLEVIQEEGLVDNAAARGLQLLEGARQIGDKTPAIGDVRGLGLLVGSEFTTPDGKPDTATAQAAQKEAAARGLLMLTCGAHMNVVRMIPALVVNSEQIDEALGIWADVVADVAK
- a CDS encoding DUF3830 family protein yields the protein MARYITISLDKRGVSCRAVLLDAEAPRTCKAVWNALPQSGSAYHAKYARNEVYTLVPPFAEPKPGRENPTVTPIPGDVCYFGFEAWEIGNPAYGYDDDSEAHSDQGATDLAIFYGRNNLLINGDAGWVPGNVFATIVEGLPEMAAAAQDLWLRGVEGETLSFSRSE
- a CDS encoding MIP/aquaporin family protein, giving the protein MSDYIAEVIGTMILILLGNGVVAGVVLTKSKAKDAGWVVITFAWGLAVAMAVYAVGRISGAHLNPAVTIAMAAGGDAKFGWELVPGYIAAQMIGAIIGQTLVFLAYYKHWGATDDAGAKLAAHSTSPAIPSKVWNSVTEVIGTFMLVFGILAIGANGKALGSNVDLQTAFGTGFAPLLVGLLVVVIGMSLGGPTGYAINPARDLGPRIAHQILPIAGKGSSEWSYAWVPVAAPIVGGLLATGLWTLLGNLKEFTP
- the glpK gene encoding glycerol kinase GlpK, with translation MTEQYIAAIDQGTTSSRCIVFDHSGSIVSMDQKEHEQIFPKPGWVEHDAAEIWTNVQEVVKGAIEKGNLSKDQIKAIGITNQRETTLVWDKETGEPVHNAIVWQDTRTDKLCQELGSNVGQERFREKVGLPLATYFAGPKIRWLLDNVEGLRERAERGEVLFGTMDSWVIWNLTGGTHVIDVTNASRTMLMNLRTLAWDESILDAMKIPAAMLPEIRSSAEVYGNAVGYLEGVPVASALGDQQAALFGQTCFNVGEAKSTYGTGTFLLLNTGTEPVVSKKGLLTTVGYKIGDQPAAYALEGSIAVTGSLVQWLRDNLGLIKAAPEVEDLANTVDDNGGCYVVPAFSGLFAPHWRSDARGVIAGLTRYINKGHIARATLEATSWQTREVVDAMDSDSGVPLTELKVDGGMTANNMLMQHLSDVLNVPVVRPVVAETTCLGAAYAAGLATGYWSDIPSLRANWQKDAEWTPDMDSELRDREYAGWNKAVQRTLGWVDQD